The region GGCGATCCGCTCGCGGTGCAGCTCGGGGAGCCCGTACACCGCCTCGCGCGCCCAACCCGGCGTGTCGGCCCCCGGCACGCGCAGGTCCGCCGACAGGTCGATGGCCCTCACCCCCGCCGCGCGCGCCCGCTCCATCCACCGCGCGCTCTCGCCGTGCGGCAGGCACGACACCACGCAGTCGCACTCGTCCAGCGCCGCATCCTCCGCCTTCACCAGCGCCGGTCCCGTCGCGCCGGGCACGAGATCATCCAGCGCCGTCCCCGCCTCTGACTCCGACGTCGCCCAAGCGATTCCCGCGTGGGGGTGCCGGGCCAGGAGCCTCACCAGCTCTCGCCCCGCGTAGCCGCCAGCCCCCAGGATTCCGATTCGTGCGCTAGTATAATTATTCATGGGCTCGCAAACCTATACCAAACATCCC is a window of Longimicrobium sp. DNA encoding:
- a CDS encoding saccharopine dehydrogenase NADP-binding domain-containing protein, whose amino-acid sequence is MNNYTSARIGILGAGGYAGRELVRLLARHPHAGIAWATSESEAGTALDDLVPGATGPALVKAEDAALDECDCVVSCLPHGESARWMERARAAGVRAIDLSADLRVPGADTPGWAREAVYGLPELHRERIA